A window of the Streptomyces sp. JB150 genome harbors these coding sequences:
- a CDS encoding MFS transporter, producing the protein MPAPGARVARKAGLIAGIILVSLNLRPAITSLGPLLPQIEEDLRLSGTGAGLLTMLPVLCLGVFAGLGPALRHRFGEDRVLLGCLPVLLAGILVRLLEPTALLYAGTVVIGGAIAVANVVLPSLIKREFPDRVPLMMATYTMALTFGGAAAAGAVIPLEDVVGTDWRGSLGLLAVPVVVGIVAWLPFGMRRVAGSEGRRASVGPLLRDRLAWLVTAFVGLEALLAYVIFGWLPAICVDRGLSEEAAGYMMSAITFLQAAGSMVVPFFVDRGGRGQRGFCVVVALGTAVGLIGVVVAPMWTIWLWALVLGIIGGAAFSLALTLIGLRAGDGDSAAGLSSMSQGVGYALAAAGPFGVGALHDLSGGWGVPLAVLVGLCVLMAVIGLGAGRDATLSLKR; encoded by the coding sequence ATGCCGGCGCCCGGGGCGCGCGTCGCGCGCAAGGCCGGTCTGATCGCCGGAATCATCCTTGTCTCGCTCAACCTGCGCCCCGCCATCACCAGTCTGGGGCCGCTGCTCCCGCAGATCGAGGAGGATCTGCGGCTGTCCGGTACCGGGGCGGGACTGCTGACCATGCTGCCGGTGCTGTGCCTCGGGGTGTTCGCGGGACTGGGGCCGGCGCTGCGGCACCGGTTCGGCGAGGACCGGGTGCTGCTGGGGTGTCTGCCGGTGCTGCTGGCGGGCATCCTGGTGCGGCTGCTGGAGCCCACGGCGCTGCTGTACGCCGGGACCGTGGTGATCGGCGGTGCCATCGCCGTGGCCAACGTGGTGCTGCCCAGTCTGATCAAGCGTGAGTTCCCGGACCGGGTACCGCTGATGATGGCCACGTACACCATGGCCCTCACCTTCGGCGGTGCCGCCGCGGCCGGTGCGGTGATCCCGCTGGAGGACGTCGTCGGCACGGACTGGCGGGGGTCGCTGGGGCTGCTCGCCGTGCCCGTGGTGGTGGGGATCGTCGCCTGGCTGCCGTTCGGAATGCGGCGGGTCGCCGGCAGCGAGGGCCGCCGGGCCTCCGTCGGGCCGCTGCTGCGCGACCGGCTCGCCTGGCTCGTCACCGCCTTCGTCGGGCTGGAGGCCCTGCTCGCCTATGTGATCTTCGGGTGGCTGCCCGCCATCTGCGTCGACCGCGGGCTGAGCGAGGAGGCCGCCGGGTACATGATGTCGGCCATCACCTTCCTCCAGGCCGCCGGGTCCATGGTCGTGCCGTTCTTCGTCGACCGGGGCGGTCGCGGGCAGCGCGGCTTCTGTGTGGTCGTGGCGCTCGGCACCGCGGTCGGGCTGATCGGTGTGGTCGTCGCGCCCATGTGGACGATCTGGCTGTGGGCGCTGGTCCTCGGCATCATCGGCGGCGCCGCGTTCAGCCTCGCGCTGACCCTGATCGGGCTGCGCGCCGGTGACGGCGACAGCGCCGCCGGGCTGTCCAGCATGTCGCAGGGCGTCGGCTACGCGCTCGCCGCCGCCGGGCCGTTCGGCGTCGGCGCGCTGCACGACCTGTCCGGCGGCTGGGGCGTGCCCCTGGCCGTGCTGGTGGGGCTGTGTGTCCTGATGGCCGTCATCGGGCTCGGCGCGGGGCGGGACGCGACCCTCTCCCTCAAGCGCTGA
- a CDS encoding aminotransferase class III-fold pyridoxal phosphate-dependent enzyme, translated as MTSAVSSDVGVAGPADPVAVVHRHLIRDVPPGAPSERPLPVVARQRGARIETRDGRVVLDAASGGFGGAHPRVRAAIAEQARRVALSSRILVSRPLAGAVAALAEFCPGPLSVSYLCNSGDEALDSAFKLAKGTHPDRPYALGIRGEDYGALSHGRALSRGSAVLPGAPLRPRTVPADAPEELLERVDESVAAVVIAPAAPGRPLRRLPHDWWVALRERCHRTGALLVLDERRTAPARLGRPLGTGALGIFPDVLVMGETLGADAVPVGVSVMTRAVYDRVYGRRNPSLHGSTFGANPLSATAVSAVLDAVHSDDLAARQREFEQAALRLREQLSGAVELHADGSLLWVRTPDPAAARTLAAELAARDVLVREPAGELVTLTPPLTADREDTDQILQRLAEALKALDTEEAGR; from the coding sequence ATGACATCTGCAGTTTCGTCCGACGTGGGCGTGGCCGGCCCGGCCGATCCCGTGGCCGTCGTCCACCGGCACCTGATCCGGGACGTCCCACCCGGCGCCCCCTCCGAACGGCCGCTGCCCGTGGTGGCCCGGCAGCGGGGGGCCCGGATCGAGACCCGGGACGGCAGGGTGGTGCTGGACGCCGCGAGCGGCGGGTTCGGCGGCGCTCACCCGCGGGTGCGGGCCGCCATCGCCGAGCAGGCCCGCCGGGTCGCGCTCTCCAGCCGCATCCTGGTCAGCCGTCCGCTGGCCGGGGCGGTGGCGGCGCTCGCGGAGTTCTGCCCGGGACCGCTGTCCGTGTCGTACCTGTGCAACAGCGGTGACGAGGCGCTGGACTCGGCGTTCAAGCTGGCCAAGGGCACCCACCCGGACCGTCCGTACGCGCTCGGCATCCGCGGCGAGGACTACGGCGCGCTCAGCCACGGGCGTGCCCTGAGCCGGGGGAGTGCCGTGCTGCCGGGGGCGCCGCTGCGGCCCCGTACGGTTCCCGCGGACGCGCCGGAGGAACTGCTGGAGCGGGTCGACGAGTCGGTGGCGGCGGTGGTGATCGCCCCGGCGGCGCCCGGACGGCCGTTGCGCCGGCTGCCCCACGACTGGTGGGTGGCGCTGCGGGAGCGCTGCCACCGCACCGGCGCGCTGCTCGTCCTCGACGAGCGCCGCACCGCCCCGGCGCGGCTCGGCCGCCCGCTCGGCACCGGTGCGCTCGGCATCTTCCCGGACGTCCTCGTGATGGGCGAGACGCTGGGCGCCGACGCGGTGCCCGTGGGCGTCTCGGTGATGACCCGGGCCGTCTACGACCGGGTCTACGGCCGCCGCAACCCCAGCCTGCACGGCTCCACGTTCGGCGCGAACCCGCTCTCGGCGACGGCCGTGAGCGCCGTACTCGACGCCGTGCACAGTGACGATCTCGCCGCCCGGCAGCGGGAGTTCGAGCAGGCCGCGCTCCGGCTGCGCGAGCAGCTGTCCGGCGCCGTCGAACTGCACGCGGACGGCTCCCTGCTGTGGGTGCGCACCCCGGACCCGGCCGCCGCCCGCACGCTCGCCGCCGAACTGGCCGCCCGGGACGTCCTGGTCCGCGAGCCGGCCGGTGAACTGGTCACCCTCACACCGCCGTTGACCGCCGACCGGGAGGACACCGACCAGATCCTCCAGCGGCTCGCCGAGGCGCTGAAGGCGCTCGACACCGAGGAGGCCGGACGATGA
- a CDS encoding cobalt-precorrin-6A reductase yields MPRHILVLGGTTEARHLAAELAGRPGTRVTTSLAGRVARPGAVAGDVRVGGFGGADGLADWLRAQDVDAVVDATHPFAATITANAARATAAAGRPLVVLRRPGWHPGPLDRWHWAASLTEAAELLPDLGRRVLLTTGRMDLAAFAHLEGLHFVVRSVEPAEPPMPPDMTQVLARGPFTVADELELLREHRVDVLVTKDSGGEATAAKLTAARERGLPVVVVRRPPLPAGVTAVPGVPEALAWLDLDGPG; encoded by the coding sequence ATGCCCCGCCACATCCTCGTCCTCGGCGGCACCACCGAGGCGCGCCACCTCGCCGCCGAGCTGGCCGGACGCCCGGGCACACGGGTGACCACCTCGCTGGCGGGACGGGTCGCCCGGCCGGGAGCGGTCGCCGGGGACGTACGCGTCGGAGGCTTCGGCGGAGCCGACGGGCTCGCCGACTGGCTCCGCGCCCAGGACGTGGACGCCGTGGTCGACGCCACCCACCCCTTCGCCGCCACGATCACCGCGAACGCGGCGCGCGCCACGGCCGCGGCCGGCCGGCCCCTGGTGGTGCTGCGCCGGCCGGGCTGGCACCCCGGCCCCCTCGACCGCTGGCACTGGGCCGCCTCCCTGACCGAGGCCGCCGAGCTGCTGCCGGACCTGGGCCGCCGCGTCCTCCTCACCACCGGCCGCATGGACCTGGCGGCCTTCGCGCACCTGGAGGGGCTGCACTTCGTCGTACGGTCCGTGGAGCCCGCCGAACCGCCGATGCCGCCCGACATGACCCAGGTGCTCGCGCGGGGCCCCTTCACCGTCGCCGACGAGCTGGAGCTGCTGCGCGAGCACCGCGTCGACGTGCTGGTGACGAAGGACAGCGGGGGAGAGGCGACCGCCGCCAAGCTCACCGCGGCCCGTGAACGGGGGCTGCCCGTCGTGGTCGTACGACGCCCACCGCTGCCCGCAGGCGTGACCGCCGTGCCCGGCGTACCGGAAGCCCTCGCGTGGCTTGATCTCGACGGTCCGGGCTAA
- the cobF gene encoding precorrin-6A synthase (deacetylating): MRKIHVIGIGAGDPEQLTLQAVRALRGTDVFFLLDKGEVKSDLTRLRRDMLETHLPEGTYRVVEARDPERDRRAGGAAYSPAVGDWRSARADIYERLVRDELGEDETGAFLVWGDPSLYDSTLGILEEVLARGTVAFDYDVVPGISSVSSLVARHRTGLNRVAGSVQITTGRRLAEGFPEGVDDVVVMLDAHQTFRQYADQDIHIYWGAYLGTPDEITVSGPIAEAAPRIERLRAEARERKGWIMDTYLLRRHPERS; encoded by the coding sequence GTGCGAAAGATTCATGTCATCGGTATCGGCGCGGGCGACCCCGAGCAGCTGACCCTCCAGGCGGTGCGGGCGCTGCGCGGCACGGACGTGTTCTTCCTGCTCGACAAGGGCGAGGTGAAGTCGGACCTCACCCGGTTGCGCCGGGACATGCTGGAGACGCACCTGCCGGAGGGCACGTACCGGGTGGTCGAGGCCCGCGACCCCGAGCGGGACCGGCGCGCGGGCGGCGCGGCGTACTCCCCGGCCGTGGGCGACTGGCGCAGCGCCCGCGCCGACATCTACGAGCGGCTCGTCCGCGACGAGCTGGGCGAGGACGAGACCGGCGCGTTCCTGGTGTGGGGCGACCCGTCGCTGTACGACAGCACGCTGGGCATCCTGGAGGAGGTGCTGGCGCGGGGCACGGTCGCGTTCGACTACGACGTGGTGCCCGGGATCAGCAGTGTGTCCTCGCTGGTCGCCCGGCACCGCACCGGGCTGAACCGGGTGGCCGGTTCCGTGCAGATCACCACCGGGCGGCGGCTCGCCGAGGGGTTCCCGGAGGGCGTGGACGACGTCGTGGTGATGCTGGACGCCCACCAGACCTTCCGGCAGTACGCCGACCAGGACATCCACATCTACTGGGGCGCCTATCTCGGCACCCCGGACGAGATCACCGTCTCCGGGCCCATCGCGGAGGCCGCGCCCCGCATCGAGCGACTGCGGGCCGAGGCCCGCGAGCGCAAGGGGTGGATCATGGACACGTATCTGCTGCGGCGCCATCCCGAGCGGAGCTGA
- a CDS encoding AMP-binding protein, with product MRTLEKSLTSLAEDDRPLVDVLAPDGSVARSYSYRRIVGAAAALATDLRAHPVREREARPAGDPTDPAQLQVGVVTANGPEFLVADFAILGAGGAEVVVPLAFTAEQAASLLADIDVCLADAAGAARLEEWGLARVLPPDARLRVLDIDREPDGTDPLFPDAPSPDAGERLCKIIHTSGTTSRPKGVCIREAALDELIGSLRTAMPDGAYRRYLSLVPMSLLIEQVTAVYLVVCDGGTVVLLPPEVPLVGTSSFAPRAVLPHLRAARPTALVVTPALAEAMLTAADAAHADGRDPVAALFGRGEAPLVCCGGAPVDADTLRRLDAHGIPVHEGYGLSENSSVVSWNTPGARRYGSVGRPLAHVRVRTAPDGELLVKSTSLFAGYKGGDDPSGCEVDEDGWLHTGDLADIEDDGYIWIKGRKKSVIITAAGRNVAPEWVEAQYRSHPAVLAVAVVGDGLPALHGLFLVDPRASLDTVRAELDALGRERLSDVERVEVAHLVPADESLHAEFFTVTGRPRRSAVLSAVTAGRFG from the coding sequence GTGCGCACGCTTGAGAAGAGCTTGACGTCCCTGGCCGAGGACGACCGCCCGCTGGTCGACGTCCTCGCCCCCGACGGCTCGGTGGCCCGCTCCTACTCCTACCGCCGGATCGTGGGCGCCGCCGCGGCCCTCGCCACCGACCTGCGCGCCCACCCCGTGCGCGAGCGCGAGGCCCGCCCGGCCGGCGATCCCACCGACCCCGCGCAGCTCCAGGTGGGCGTGGTCACCGCCAACGGGCCCGAGTTCCTGGTCGCGGACTTCGCGATCCTCGGCGCGGGCGGCGCCGAGGTGGTGGTGCCGCTGGCGTTCACCGCCGAACAGGCCGCCTCCCTGCTCGCGGACATCGATGTCTGCCTCGCCGACGCGGCGGGCGCGGCACGGCTCGAGGAGTGGGGCCTGGCGCGGGTCCTGCCGCCCGACGCGCGGCTGCGGGTGCTCGACATCGACCGGGAGCCGGACGGCACGGACCCGCTCTTCCCGGATGCGCCGTCCCCCGACGCCGGCGAACGCCTCTGCAAGATCATCCACACCTCCGGCACCACCTCGCGCCCCAAGGGCGTGTGCATCCGCGAGGCCGCCCTCGACGAGCTGATCGGCTCCCTGCGCACGGCGATGCCGGACGGCGCCTACCGCCGCTATCTCTCCCTGGTCCCGATGAGCCTGCTCATCGAACAGGTCACCGCCGTCTACCTGGTGGTGTGCGACGGCGGCACGGTCGTCCTGCTGCCGCCCGAGGTCCCGCTCGTGGGCACCTCCTCGTTCGCCCCGCGCGCCGTGCTGCCGCACCTCCGCGCCGCGCGGCCCACCGCCCTCGTCGTCACGCCCGCGCTCGCCGAGGCCATGCTGACCGCGGCGGACGCGGCCCACGCCGACGGCCGCGACCCGGTCGCCGCGCTGTTCGGGCGGGGCGAGGCGCCGCTGGTGTGCTGCGGCGGCGCGCCCGTCGACGCCGACACGCTGCGCCGTCTCGACGCCCACGGGATCCCCGTCCACGAGGGCTACGGGCTGAGCGAGAACAGCTCCGTGGTCAGCTGGAACACGCCCGGCGCCCGCCGGTACGGCAGCGTCGGCCGCCCGCTCGCCCACGTCCGGGTGCGCACCGCGCCCGACGGCGAACTGCTGGTGAAGAGCACCTCGCTGTTCGCGGGCTACAAGGGCGGCGACGACCCGTCCGGGTGCGAGGTCGACGAGGACGGCTGGCTGCACACCGGAGACCTCGCCGACATCGAGGACGACGGCTACATCTGGATCAAGGGCCGCAAGAAGAGCGTCATCATCACCGCCGCGGGCCGCAACGTGGCACCCGAGTGGGTCGAGGCGCAGTACCGCTCCCACCCCGCCGTCCTGGCCGTCGCCGTCGTCGGCGACGGACTGCCCGCCCTGCACGGGCTGTTCCTCGTCGACCCGCGCGCCTCCCTGGACACCGTACGCGCCGAACTCGACGCGCTGGGCCGCGAACGGCTCTCCGACGTCGAACGCGTCGAGGTCGCCCACCTCGTCCCCGCGGACGAGTCCCTGCACGCCGAGTTCTTCACCGTCACCGGGCGGCCCCGCCGCTCCGCCGTCCTCTCGGCGGTCACGGCCGGCCGCTTCGGCTGA
- a CDS encoding thermostable hemolysin, whose protein sequence is MEIAIAESGTSEWYEARTFAQNSYRKVYGATTEPRPDRFVTVRESAGAPIVACAGLTGPRPGGFFSENYLGDAVERVLASVVEAAPERDEVVEVGPLAGSGGAGGELIRLLPIIAWCQGKRFILATVTDKVERSMAGAGVPFLPLRQATTDWMDDAERASWGTYYDRSPTTGVVPLDSIGHLINSLTGRYNFVELAVRTLVGTAREVSGAHA, encoded by the coding sequence ATGGAGATAGCCATCGCGGAGTCCGGCACGTCCGAGTGGTACGAGGCTCGGACGTTCGCCCAGAACAGCTACCGGAAGGTGTACGGGGCGACGACCGAGCCGAGACCGGACCGCTTCGTGACGGTCCGGGAGAGTGCCGGCGCACCGATCGTGGCCTGCGCGGGTCTGACCGGGCCGCGCCCCGGCGGGTTCTTCTCGGAGAACTACCTCGGGGACGCGGTGGAGCGTGTCCTGGCGTCGGTGGTGGAGGCCGCCCCCGAACGCGACGAGGTCGTCGAGGTGGGTCCGCTCGCGGGCTCCGGCGGGGCCGGGGGTGAGCTGATCCGGCTGCTGCCGATCATCGCCTGGTGCCAGGGGAAACGTTTCATCCTGGCCACGGTCACCGACAAGGTGGAACGGTCCATGGCCGGCGCGGGCGTGCCGTTCCTGCCGCTGCGGCAGGCCACCACCGACTGGATGGACGACGCCGAGCGGGCCTCCTGGGGCACCTACTACGACCGGTCGCCCACCACCGGCGTGGTGCCGCTCGACAGCATCGGACACCTGATCAACAGCCTGACCGGCCGCTACAACTTCGTCGAACTCGCCGTGCGGACCCTCGTCGGCACGGCCCGGGAGGTGTCCGGTGCGCACGCTTGA
- a CDS encoding VOC family protein, with protein MSTIQPVILTARHDVLLAFYRELLGAEEIFRVPEEGPVFYLGLRIGDTDLGLVAKPDVATGAAPRILLSIAVDDVDRTLGRVEALGGSVSGGPDDMPWGQRVAHIEDPDGNPVNLTQPIPAR; from the coding sequence ATGTCCACCATCCAGCCGGTGATTCTGACCGCCCGCCACGATGTCCTGCTCGCCTTTTACCGGGAGTTGCTCGGCGCTGAGGAGATCTTCCGAGTGCCGGAGGAGGGACCGGTCTTCTACCTCGGCCTGCGCATCGGCGACACCGACCTCGGGCTGGTGGCCAAGCCGGACGTGGCGACCGGGGCGGCACCCCGGATCCTGCTCAGCATCGCCGTCGATGACGTCGACCGGACGCTGGGCCGGGTGGAGGCTCTGGGCGGCTCGGTCAGCGGTGGCCCCGACGACATGCCGTGGGGCCAGCGCGTCGCCCACATCGAGGACCCCGACGGCAACCCGGTGAACCTGACCCAGCCGATCCCGGCTCGGTGA
- a CDS encoding DUF6234 family protein has translation MTDAPPTSRPWRPWSRRTSPGADLALAIPLFLLETGWLVLDRVYGYGLEVWAAQGEQTGIDAAALAHIGRLRVLLIAVLVLALLGALFRARRTVIVHLLVALLAGGSLMAAQHERDESRPPPPVCVRHGADC, from the coding sequence ATGACCGACGCCCCTCCCACCTCGCGGCCCTGGCGCCCCTGGTCGCGCCGGACGAGCCCCGGAGCGGACCTCGCTCTCGCCATCCCGCTGTTCCTGCTGGAGACCGGGTGGCTCGTGCTGGACCGGGTGTACGGCTACGGCCTGGAGGTCTGGGCGGCACAGGGCGAACAGACAGGCATCGACGCCGCCGCCCTGGCGCACATCGGGCGGCTGCGCGTCCTGCTGATCGCCGTACTCGTCCTGGCCCTTCTCGGGGCGCTCTTCCGTGCCCGCCGGACGGTGATCGTCCATCTGCTGGTGGCCCTCCTGGCGGGCGGCTCACTGATGGCCGCGCAGCACGAGCGGGACGAGAGCCGTCCCCCGCCCCCCGTGTGCGTCCGCCACGGCGCGGACTGCTGA
- a CDS encoding aspartate aminotransferase family protein, with amino-acid sequence MSTATAVTAMDRQQVLTTLGRHWNPTAALMLAAASRQLESHARGTEVFAEDGSRALDFAGSYGVFLVGHQNDAVRTAVLDALDTAPALVPGTVHPATADLFGLLTEILPAGLTEFSLGCSGAEISEIALRAAYLAQPGRRKIVIVEGGYHGKTLGALTVLGQHEHRDDFTPAGEDLVVVPPGDARAVREALRGRDVAAVYVEPVLGGAYLRVPPADFLPEVARACRETGTLLVADEIQTGFGRTGKMFAVEHSGVEPDIMLLSKALTGGFVPVAVVAMTEEVLARARRSPQWYPGVLDGTAVSALSMAAAAATIREVRDRNLPERAETVGRALREGLERAVRRHPRHLVDAPGIGLMTGLRTRNPSVENLISMQMAARGIHLGHSLNEQMDQPVLRFYPPLTVSEADIERVLSALDESLTWLDRRPAWLMRRITWLLRRQYRLPPPLVLKLMHSDLEVNW; translated from the coding sequence ATGAGCACCGCGACCGCGGTGACGGCCATGGACCGCCAGCAGGTCCTCACCACCCTGGGCCGCCACTGGAACCCCACCGCCGCGCTGATGCTGGCCGCGGCCAGCCGGCAGCTGGAGTCGCACGCCCGCGGCACCGAGGTGTTCGCCGAGGACGGCTCCCGCGCCCTGGACTTCGCCGGGAGCTACGGCGTCTTCCTCGTCGGCCACCAGAACGACGCGGTGCGTACGGCCGTCCTGGACGCCCTGGACACCGCGCCCGCCCTGGTGCCGGGCACCGTCCACCCCGCGACCGCCGACCTGTTCGGCCTGCTCACCGAGATCCTGCCGGCCGGGCTCACCGAGTTCTCGCTGGGCTGCTCCGGCGCGGAGATCTCCGAGATCGCCCTGCGCGCCGCCTATCTGGCCCAGCCCGGCCGGCGCAAGATCGTCATCGTGGAGGGCGGCTACCACGGCAAGACCCTCGGCGCCCTCACCGTGCTCGGCCAGCACGAGCACCGCGACGACTTCACGCCCGCCGGCGAGGACCTGGTCGTCGTCCCGCCGGGCGACGCGCGAGCCGTACGGGAGGCCCTGCGGGGGCGCGACGTCGCCGCCGTCTACGTCGAACCGGTGCTCGGCGGGGCGTATCTGCGGGTGCCGCCCGCCGATTTCCTGCCCGAGGTGGCGCGGGCCTGCCGGGAGACCGGCACCCTGCTCGTCGCCGACGAGATCCAGACCGGGTTCGGGCGGACCGGGAAGATGTTCGCCGTCGAGCACTCCGGCGTCGAGCCCGACATCATGCTGCTGTCCAAGGCGCTGACCGGCGGGTTCGTGCCCGTCGCGGTGGTCGCCATGACCGAGGAGGTGCTGGCGCGGGCCCGCCGGTCCCCGCAGTGGTACCCCGGTGTCCTGGACGGTACGGCCGTCTCCGCGCTGTCCATGGCCGCCGCCGCGGCCACCATCCGCGAGGTGCGGGACAGGAACCTGCCCGAGCGGGCCGAGACCGTCGGCCGGGCACTGCGCGAAGGGCTCGAGCGGGCGGTGCGCAGGCATCCGCGCCACCTCGTCGACGCCCCCGGCATCGGGCTGATGACCGGGCTGCGCACCCGCAACCCGTCCGTCGAGAACCTGATCTCGATGCAGATGGCCGCCCGCGGCATCCACCTCGGGCACTCCCTGAACGAGCAGATGGACCAGCCCGTCCTGCGCTTCTACCCGCCGCTGACGGTGTCGGAAGCCGACATCGAGCGCGTCCTGAGCGCGCTCGACGAGTCGCTGACGTGGCTGGACCGGCGGCCGGCCTGGCTGATGCGCCGGATCACCTGGCTGCTGCGCCGCCAGTACCGGCTGCCGCCGCCGCTGGTGCTGAAGCTCATGCACTCCGACCTCGAAGTGAACTGGTGA
- a CDS encoding TauD/TfdA family dioxygenase — MIDHARVTSYGSGTGLLLTPAEPGTTLAALPREQVIGALREAGFLLLRGFEPDLEQFSAFVGAHSERVTLDPARTFHGGSTAQKVDAGYDAVGLHLENGNSPFAPTLTWFFCEKAASSGSQTTVCDGYRVWDALSDEARAMFREQDIVYSRRVEEAKWKAFTAFHLGSSDAASVTVDQLRELAGGPGETVIDLLDDGSIHYAYRVPAAHGTLFGERLAFANSILGPSNHYEKPRITFADGQDIPVHIMKEVETVTEELTEELDWADGDVALIDNTRVMHGRRAITDPERTIYNAQSDLDRVLLAA; from the coding sequence ATGATCGACCACGCGCGTGTGACCTCCTACGGCTCCGGCACCGGACTGCTCCTGACACCGGCCGAGCCCGGCACCACCCTCGCCGCCCTGCCGCGCGAGCAGGTGATCGGGGCGCTGCGGGAGGCGGGCTTCCTGCTGCTGCGGGGATTCGAGCCGGACCTGGAGCAGTTCTCGGCGTTCGTCGGCGCGCACTCGGAGCGGGTCACGCTGGACCCGGCGCGGACCTTCCACGGCGGGTCCACGGCGCAGAAGGTGGACGCCGGGTACGACGCGGTCGGGCTGCACCTGGAGAACGGCAACAGCCCGTTCGCGCCCACCCTCACCTGGTTCTTCTGCGAGAAGGCCGCCTCGTCCGGCTCGCAGACGACGGTGTGCGACGGCTACCGGGTGTGGGACGCGCTCAGCGACGAGGCCCGCGCCATGTTCCGGGAGCAGGACATCGTCTACAGCCGCCGGGTGGAGGAGGCCAAGTGGAAGGCGTTCACCGCGTTCCACCTCGGCAGCTCCGACGCGGCGTCGGTCACCGTGGACCAGCTGCGCGAGCTGGCCGGCGGACCCGGTGAGACCGTCATCGACCTGCTCGACGACGGCTCGATCCACTACGCCTACCGGGTCCCCGCCGCGCACGGCACCCTCTTCGGCGAGCGCCTGGCCTTCGCCAACAGCATCCTCGGCCCCTCGAACCACTACGAGAAGCCGCGCATCACCTTCGCCGACGGCCAGGACATCCCCGTCCACATCATGAAGGAGGTCGAGACCGTCACCGAGGAACTGACCGAGGAACTCGACTGGGCCGACGGCGACGTCGCGCTGATCGACAACACCCGGGTCATGCACGGCCGCCGTGCCATCACCGACCCCGAGCGCACCATCTACAACGCGCAGAGCGACCTGGACCGCGTCCTGCTGGCCGCCTGA
- a CDS encoding DUF309 domain-containing protein, translated as MGGSGHGSGGPEGRAGAAARDRDAEGRARNARPRDGLGRPLPYGAEGVERQPEGVVRTPEESVAQAQALLDAGKPFHAHEVFEDAWKSGPDEERALWRGLAQLAVGLTHAARGNVTGGARLLRRGAGAVQEWAAASGRPEPYGMDLAGVVAWARELAEAVEAGADGSDGIGVGGAVVVDARARAPRLYGT; from the coding sequence ATGGGTGGATCGGGACACGGAAGCGGTGGGCCGGAGGGCCGGGCGGGCGCGGCGGCGCGGGACCGGGACGCGGAGGGGCGGGCGCGGAACGCGCGGCCCCGCGACGGGCTGGGCCGGCCGCTGCCGTACGGGGCCGAGGGCGTGGAGCGGCAGCCGGAGGGGGTCGTGCGGACGCCCGAGGAGAGCGTGGCGCAGGCGCAGGCGCTGCTGGACGCGGGAAAGCCGTTCCACGCGCACGAGGTGTTCGAGGACGCCTGGAAGTCGGGGCCGGACGAGGAACGCGCGCTGTGGCGGGGGCTGGCCCAGCTCGCCGTGGGGCTGACGCACGCCGCCCGCGGCAATGTCACCGGTGGCGCGCGGCTGCTGCGGCGGGGCGCGGGCGCGGTGCAGGAGTGGGCCGCGGCCTCCGGGCGGCCGGAGCCGTACGGGATGGATCTGGCGGGTGTCGTGGCGTGGGCGCGGGAGCTGGCGGAGGCCGTCGAGGCGGGGGCGGACGGCTCCGACGGGATCGGGGTCGGCGGGGCGGTGGTGGTGGACGCGCGGGCGCGGGCGCCCCGGCTGTACGGGACGTGA